From Desulfuromonas soudanensis, the proteins below share one genomic window:
- a CDS encoding helix-turn-helix transcriptional regulator: MTNIVALSYPDGYYFGRFIFGLDMIKQRAYSKYAKEAAFLLGQQIKLGRKERHWSEQNLASRAGISRATLQKIEAGEMSPSIGLVFEVATLVGVPLFVQENRALATSIELTQSKIALLPKRIKNRTKAVDDDF, from the coding sequence ATGACCAATATAGTGGCCCTTAGCTATCCTGATGGCTATTATTTCGGTCGCTTCATATTTGGATTGGATATGATAAAACAAAGAGCTTATTCAAAATACGCCAAGGAAGCCGCTTTTTTGCTCGGCCAACAGATCAAGCTCGGACGCAAAGAGCGCCACTGGTCTGAGCAAAACCTTGCATCCAGGGCCGGCATTTCCAGAGCGACACTCCAGAAGATCGAGGCCGGTGAAATGTCTCCGTCCATCGGGCTGGTGTTCGAAGTCGCCACCCTGGTGGGCGTTCCTCTGTTTGTGCAGGAAAACCGGGCACTTGCAACCAGTATCGAACTGACGCAAAGCAAAATCGCTCTCCTCCCCAAACGGATCAAAAACAGGACAAAGGCGGTGGATGATGACTTCTAA
- a CDS encoding DUF3108 domain-containing protein yields the protein MKFILALITVAALTLPAFGAVTPEPYVATYAVSYRGFSVGELRFELRREEPERFVLEVRASPHLLARIFVGRKALERSVMQIDEEGVRPLSWFVEDGKSGDRKDGALDYDWDGGRVSGNVDGKQVVLPTEAGLQDRTSLQVAVMTKLLRGEEPGAISVLDSDRVRHYSYDRLGVERIRTEAGEFETVLFVSTRIGSSRLSRVWHAPSLGYLPVRAEQLRKGKVETVMELLRLERKVD from the coding sequence TTGAAATTTATCCTTGCTCTCATCACTGTAGCGGCGCTGACTCTGCCGGCCTTTGGTGCAGTCACCCCCGAGCCCTATGTCGCCACCTACGCCGTAAGTTATCGCGGTTTTTCCGTCGGGGAACTCCGGTTCGAGTTGCGCAGGGAGGAGCCGGAGCGGTTTGTCCTGGAAGTACGTGCATCACCCCATCTTCTCGCCCGAATTTTTGTCGGTCGCAAAGCCCTTGAACGAAGCGTCATGCAGATCGACGAAGAGGGGGTTCGTCCTCTCTCCTGGTTTGTGGAAGACGGTAAGTCCGGGGACCGAAAGGACGGTGCCCTCGATTACGACTGGGACGGGGGTCGGGTGAGCGGCAACGTGGATGGAAAGCAGGTCGTGCTCCCCACCGAAGCGGGGCTGCAGGACCGCACCTCCCTACAGGTAGCCGTCATGACGAAACTATTGCGAGGAGAGGAGCCCGGCGCCATCTCCGTGCTCGACAGCGACAGGGTCAGGCACTACAGCTATGACCGCCTGGGGGTCGAACGGATAAGGACGGAAGCCGGTGAATTCGAAACGGTTCTCTTCGTCAGCACCCGCATCGGCTCGAGCCGTCTTTCGCGGGTCTGGCATGCGCCGTCTCTTGGCTACCTTCCGGTTCGCGCCGAGCAGTTGCGCAAGGGGAAGGTTGAGACGGTGATGGAACTTCTCCGCCTGGAGCGCAAGGTGGATTGA
- a CDS encoding mechanosensitive ion channel family protein yields MRFWCGFKGRLTGMPSNVPRLLLLGILVLGVASSLLAATASGQESGGNTGAGEDARVAAQIEVRPGSSDEAIEWRLTRILRTTGWFSEISVEVGEGVVFLDGRTASVDYRAWAGDLAGKTRDVVAVVNRIRVAEKSPWDLSPALEELQALWERTVQRLPRLGLGLIVLLLVGATTRLTALGFQRVFDYRLSPLLRDVAARVLSILVFLVGFYLVLRVAGLSFLAATVLGGTGVAGLVAGIAFRDILENYLASILLSVRNPFRAGDLVEISGHSGIVQRVTTRGTTLMNLDGNHVQIPNATVYKSIIRNYTANPNRREIFEVGIGFENEVAFAQKIALGILQEHPAVLNDPEALVLVDALGSATVNLKIYFWYDGSAYNGLKVRSSLIRLVKRAFEKEGISMPDEAREILFPEGVPVRMLESLPPQGSQEVPLEPSPSFPEAVTTEAEGDLTSEDGQLREQARKGRSPDEGESLLEEEGTTK; encoded by the coding sequence ATGCGTTTTTGGTGCGGTTTCAAAGGTCGACTGACGGGGATGCCCAGCAACGTCCCCCGGCTGCTGCTTCTCGGAATCCTCGTCCTCGGGGTGGCTTCGTCCCTCCTTGCCGCGACGGCATCGGGACAGGAAAGCGGGGGGAACACCGGCGCCGGGGAGGACGCACGGGTCGCCGCCCAGATCGAGGTCCGGCCTGGTTCGAGCGACGAAGCGATCGAGTGGCGGCTGACGCGAATACTCCGGACGACCGGCTGGTTTTCGGAGATTTCCGTGGAGGTCGGGGAAGGAGTGGTTTTTCTCGACGGACGCACCGCTTCTGTGGATTACCGGGCCTGGGCCGGGGATCTGGCCGGTAAGACCCGGGATGTCGTGGCGGTGGTCAATCGCATCCGGGTCGCTGAGAAGTCCCCCTGGGACCTCTCCCCGGCCCTAGAGGAGCTGCAGGCACTCTGGGAGCGGACCGTTCAGCGGCTGCCGCGGCTGGGCCTCGGCCTCATCGTCCTCCTCCTTGTCGGGGCCACCACCCGCCTGACCGCCCTGGGATTCCAGAGGGTTTTCGATTACAGGCTCAGTCCCCTGCTGCGCGATGTCGCGGCGCGGGTTCTGAGCATCCTCGTCTTCCTGGTCGGCTTCTACCTCGTCCTGCGGGTCGCCGGCCTCTCCTTCCTTGCCGCTACGGTTCTCGGCGGCACCGGAGTCGCCGGTCTGGTTGCCGGAATTGCCTTCCGCGACATTCTCGAGAACTATCTGGCCAGCATCCTTCTCAGCGTCCGCAATCCCTTCCGGGCTGGCGACCTGGTGGAGATCTCCGGCCACAGCGGCATTGTCCAGAGGGTCACGACCCGCGGAACGACCCTGATGAACCTCGACGGCAACCATGTGCAGATCCCCAACGCCACCGTCTACAAGAGCATCATACGAAACTACACGGCCAACCCCAACCGGAGGGAGATCTTCGAGGTGGGGATCGGCTTCGAGAACGAGGTGGCCTTCGCTCAGAAGATCGCCCTGGGAATCCTTCAGGAGCACCCCGCGGTCCTCAATGATCCGGAAGCCCTGGTCCTTGTCGATGCCCTCGGCTCGGCGACGGTGAACCTGAAGATCTACTTCTGGTACGACGGCTCGGCCTACAACGGCCTCAAGGTCAGGTCGTCGCTGATCCGCCTGGTGAAACGAGCCTTCGAGAAGGAGGGGATTTCCATGCCCGACGAGGCGAGGGAGATCCTCTTCCCCGAGGGTGTCCCGGTGCGGATGCTGGAATCGCTTCCTCCGCAGGGCTCGCAGGAGGTCCCCCTCGAACCCTCTCCCTCGTTTCCGGAAGCGGTCACAACGGAAGCCGAGGGGGATCTTACCAGCGAGGATGGACAGTTGCGGGAGCAGGCCCGCAAGGGGCGGAGCCCGGACGAGGGGGAGAGCCTCCTCGAGGAGGAGGGCACCACCAAGTAA
- a CDS encoding DUF2254 domain-containing protein: MKTKLVNFYEKLRSSYWFIPSVMAILAGILASFLVYLDLLNEDNRLIELSWIVLTGSAGARAILSTVAGSMITVTGIVFSITIVTLSLTSQQFGPRLLQNFMRDRGNQVVLGMVTSTYIYCLLVLRTVSENPSSPFVPHLSILVAVLLAILCVGVLIYFIHHVAESIQVTNIIAGVSRDLTSGIDRLFPEKISEALGPREAEHALGELLPEDFEARLQAVPARSSGFLQAVDLPGLLELAEKKDLVIRINHRIGHFIVAGAPLVEIYPGEATGDEDLPRTVNGHFITGHKRSPEQDIGFLVNELVEVASRALSPGINDPFTAISCINHLGIALCDLAQRVFPSLLKKDKENKVRVIVYPTTFEQIVDAAFNQIRQYGRPHAAVTIRLLENIRVILPFTRYPEQRDALLRQAALIERGSHEGLPEEADRHDVHERYLAIYQTVEESFGLTGGH, encoded by the coding sequence GTGAAAACTAAATTGGTCAATTTTTACGAAAAGCTGCGCTCCAGCTACTGGTTTATCCCCTCGGTGATGGCCATCCTGGCCGGGATCCTGGCCAGTTTTCTGGTCTATCTCGATCTGCTCAACGAAGACAACAGGCTGATCGAGCTCTCCTGGATCGTTCTCACCGGGTCCGCCGGGGCCAGGGCCATCCTTTCGACTGTGGCCGGATCGATGATCACCGTCACCGGCATCGTCTTTTCCATCACCATCGTCACCCTTTCCCTCACCTCGCAGCAGTTCGGACCGCGCCTGCTGCAGAATTTCATGCGCGACCGCGGCAACCAGGTCGTCCTCGGAATGGTCACCTCCACCTATATCTATTGCCTCCTGGTGCTGCGCACGGTCAGTGAAAATCCGAGCTCCCCCTTTGTTCCCCACCTCTCCATCCTCGTCGCCGTCCTGCTGGCCATCCTCTGCGTCGGCGTGCTCATCTATTTCATCCATCATGTGGCCGAATCGATCCAGGTGACCAACATCATCGCCGGGGTCAGCCGGGACCTGACCTCGGGCATCGACCGCCTCTTCCCCGAAAAGATCAGCGAGGCGCTGGGGCCGAGGGAGGCCGAGCACGCCCTGGGAGAACTCCTCCCGGAGGATTTCGAAGCCCGGCTCCAAGCGGTGCCGGCCCGATCCAGCGGTTTTCTCCAGGCCGTCGACCTCCCGGGACTCCTGGAGCTGGCCGAGAAGAAAGACCTGGTCATCCGCATCAACCACAGGATCGGACATTTCATCGTCGCCGGAGCGCCCCTGGTCGAGATCTACCCCGGAGAGGCCACCGGGGACGAGGATCTGCCGAGGACGGTGAACGGTCATTTCATCACCGGCCACAAGCGCAGTCCGGAGCAGGATATCGGCTTCCTCGTCAACGAGCTGGTGGAGGTGGCCTCCCGGGCCCTGTCACCAGGGATCAACGATCCCTTTACCGCCATCTCCTGCATCAACCATCTCGGTATCGCCCTCTGCGACCTGGCGCAGCGGGTCTTTCCGTCTCTCCTGAAAAAGGATAAGGAAAACAAGGTCCGGGTCATCGTCTATCCGACGACTTTTGAGCAGATCGTCGATGCGGCCTTCAATCAGATCCGCCAGTACGGCCGCCCCCATGCCGCCGTGACCATCCGCCTTCTGGAAAATATCCGGGTCATCCTCCCCTTCACCCGCTATCCCGAACAAAGGGATGCCCTTCTGCGCCAAGCCGCCCTCATCGAGAGGGGAAGCCACGAAGGGCTCCCCGAGGAGGCGGACCGCCACGACGTCCATGAGCGCTACCTTGCCATTTACCAGACGGTGGAGGAGTCTTTCGGTCTTACAGGCGGCCATTGA
- a CDS encoding PLDc N-terminal domain-containing protein, with protein sequence MEFLLAVAILVADIWAMVKTIQSPVTGGTKALWILLIFLLPVLGLILWIFLGPRSVRG encoded by the coding sequence ATGGAATTTCTGCTGGCTGTTGCCATCCTTGTTGCCGATATCTGGGCCATGGTGAAAACGATCCAGAGTCCGGTCACCGGCGGGACGAAGGCCCTTTGGATACTGCTGATCTTCCTCCTGCCGGTTTTGGGCCTCATCCTCTGGATTTTTCTCGGGCCGCGCAGCGTTCGCGGATAG